A stretch of the Solanum dulcamara chromosome 6, daSolDulc1.2, whole genome shotgun sequence genome encodes the following:
- the LOC129892982 gene encoding uncharacterized protein LOC129892982 codes for MEDDEFTIPISPPSLKQKLKNSLCFSFCFTHRNTTTQLHSLDYHHRPPPPPPSSSDENPSLIWIKPDIKDKCRTIFNFIGNGNGNRHKRHSSTEFRYDPLSYSLNFEDEAPLTSFSSRLPPSPSPPPPPAVKNLGIAAAGL; via the coding sequence ATGGAGGACGACGAATTCACCATACCCATTTCTCCACCATCTCTCaaacaaaaactcaaaaactcactTTGTTTCTCCTTCTGTTTCACCCACCGCAACACCACCACCCAACTTCACTCACTCGACTACCACCACCGTCCTCCGCCACCGCCGCCGTCCTCCTCCGATGAAAACCCGTCTCTGATCTGGATCAAACCTGATATCAAAGACAAGTGTCGTACGATCTTCAATTTCATCGGGAACGGAAACGGAAACCGTCACAAACGACACTCATCTACTGAGTTCCGTTACGACCCGTTGAGTTACTCGTTGAATTTCGAAGATGAGGCTCCTTTAACGAGTTTCTCTTCTAGACTTCCTCCATCGCCATCGCCGCCGCCTCCGCCGGCGGTGAAGAATTTGGGTATCGCTGCGGCGGGTTTATGA